Proteins co-encoded in one Gossypium arboreum isolate Shixiya-1 chromosome 11, ASM2569848v2, whole genome shotgun sequence genomic window:
- the LOC128283938 gene encoding uncharacterized protein LOC128283938 gives MREPGHSIENCTTFKKLVERLINMGIVKFDDTPSAENPLPNHGDKGINAIIESSGKEIKMNVAEVNTPLKEVWKKMGERGLMAQNSGVKPREAKNYCEFHDQEDHEIQKCSQFRALVQGLMDNKELEFFEYVRNQEEADVCASEEGSTRSACEINHPLVIISRLRTNEDGTQVAPKVVIQKPVAFPYKNSKRVPWNYSCNVTIPGKKSPASASQENQDVGFFTRSGRRYVPEGTGTKIAKEKVPTVEQRKEKMVEFESPVNESVTENEAREFLKFLKHSEYSVVQQLHKQPARISVLALLLSSETHRSALMKVLNETYVAHDISVNKLDRLVNNISADNFIFFNDDEIPLGGMGSTKALHITTRCKGYTLPGVLIDNGSALNVLPLSTLNRLPVDSSHMKTCQNVVRAFDGTERNVMGRIELPLQIGPSTYEIDFLVMDIKPSYNCLLGRPWIHSAGAVPSSLHQKLKLITEGRLVTINAEEDIIASVTSNAPYVGTDDEAIEWSLAVERTWKKPTRKGQSTYAHGQADRFGLGFKPDARQKKEEQEKKARKEKSAFEREEVKWKPMTFPHISRTFVSGGTIYAEGRLAGQESTEEMRENFSINATFEGGTGEEDGTDSFVLCIFLSAQNRSPDINDVSDLAINSESPFERDMCLEGSEDFRDDSDCNLSPDLSRMVERKEKQILPHEETVNSAIIGGGA, from the exons ATGCGAGAGCCAGggcactcgatagaaaactgtaCCACTTTCAAGAAGCtagttgaaagactcatcaacatgggcatcgtgaaatttgatgatacaccTAGTGCAGAAAACCCATTACCGAATCATGGGGATAAGGGTATAAATGCCATAATCGAGAGTTCAGGGAAGGAAATTAAGATGAATGTTGCAGAAGTAAATACCCCGTTGAAagaagtatggaagaaaatggggGAAAGAGGTTTGATGGCGCAGAATTCGGGGGTTAAGCCTCGAGAAGCGaagaattattgtgagttccacGATCAAGAGGACCATGAGATCCAGAAATGCAGCCAATTCAGGGCTTtagtacaaggattgatggataataaggagctggaattcttcgaATATGTCAGGAACCAGGAAGAAGCAGATGTATGTGCCTCCGAAGAAGGGTCGACGAGAAGTGCTTGCGAAATCAACCACCCATTGGTTATCATATCACGCTTAAGAACTAATGAAGATGGGACCCAAGTCGCACCCAAAGTCGTGATCCAGaagcccgttgctttcccttataaaAATAGCAAGAGGGTACCATGGAATTACAGCTGCAATGTGACGATCCCAGGAAAGAAGAGCCCGGCCAGTGCTTCACAAGAAAACCAAGATGTAGGTTTTTTTACACGCAGTGGGAGACGTTATGTTCCCGAAGGCACAGGAACCAAAATTGCCAAAGAAAAGGTCCCGACAGTAgagcaaaggaaagaaaagatgGTCGAGTTCGAATCGCCAGTTAATGAGTCAGTAACCGAGAATGAAGCcagggaattcttaaaatttttaaaacacagTGAGTACAGCGTCGTTCAACAGCTACATAAGCAACCAGCTCGCATTTCGGTGCTGGCCTTACTCTTGAGCTCAGAAACGCATCGGAGCGCGTTAATGAAAGTGCTGAACGAGACATACGTCGCGCATGACATCTCTGTCAACAAACTAGACCGCCTGGTCAACAATATCAGCGctgacaattttattttctttaacgacGACGAAATACCACTAGGAGGCATGGGGTCCACAAAGGCCCTGCACATTACCACGCGTTGCAAGGGATACACATTACCGGGGGTACTGATCGATAATGGATCAGCACTAAACGTCTTACCCCTATCCACACTGAATAGGTTGCccgtggatagttcccatatgaagacatgccaaaatgTAGTAAGGGCGTTTGACGGTACTGAAAGAAACGTAATGGGGAGGATTGAATTACCCCTTCAAATCGGTCCTAGCACGTACGAGATAGACTTCTTAGTAATGGACATTAAACCCTCTTACAATTGCctattgggaagaccttggatccactcGGCAGGGGCAGTGCCGTCATCATTACATCAGAAGCTTAAACTTATAACGGAAGGTCGATTGGTGACCATAAATGCGGAGGAAGACATCATTGCATCTGTTACCAGCAACGCACCATATGTTGGGACAGATGATGAAGCCATAGAAT GGAGCCTTGCTGTGGAAAGGACTTGGAAGAAGCCTACAAGGAAGGGTCAAAGTACCTATGCTCACGGACAAGCggaccgctttggcttaggattcaagCCGGATGCAAGACAAAAGAAAGAGGAGCAAGAGAAGAAAGCGAGAAAGGAGAAGAGCGCGTTTGAACGGGAAGAGGTTAAATGGAAGCCAATGACCTTTCCCCATATATCCAGAACATTTGTGTCAGGAGGAACTATTTATGCTGAAGGAAGATTGGCAGGCCAAGAGTCCACCGAAGAAATGAGGGAAAACTTCAGCATTAATGCCACGTTCGAAGGAGGAACTGGAGAAGAGGATGGGACtg attcttttgttctttgcatCTTCCTTTCTGCCcaaaacaggtctccagatatcaacgatGTGAGTGACCTTGCTATTAATTCGGAGTCTCCCTTTGAGCgcgatatgtgtctagagggatccgAGGATTTTAGAGATGACAGTGATtgtaacttatcccctgatttgtCGAGGATGGTAGAACGCaaggagaaacagattctaccccacGAAGAGACC gttaACAGCGCAATCATCGGCGGTGGGGCATGA